The nucleotide window GTGATTATTAAGATAAACTAAACAGATTTTGCCCAATGGATATTAAGCGGATAGCACATGTTCTCATACAACAGCTATTAGTTTATTTGATATTATTATTTCACTAAAAACCTAACTGGAAGATTACCAGAACTTCTTGAGTCAGATACTCAAGTTATTTTTCAAACCAGAAATCCATAGCCAATCAAGCTAAAGATGCTTAGTCCAATAAGTTGGCTTATTATTACCCTGTGCTAAAGAAATATTTCAACATACTCCCAATATCAAAACCTTGACAAATTTGTAATTTAAAACTATTATTCAAAATATGAATATGAATTGATTAAGGAGCACAGTGTCTTTTAATAGGAGGAAATTTGGCTTTATCTAAAGGATGTTTATACGGATTAGTGATATTTGCAATCATTGCTTTTTTGGTGCTTCTTGTCGGTGGTACGATATTAGTGTCTTACAATAGATTAGTTAAACAGGACGAAAGAATCAATGGGGCTTGGGCTGATGTTGAAAACCAGCTTCAGCGCCGCAGCGATCTTATTCCTAATTTAGTGGAAACAGTCAAAGGATATGCCAGCCATGAAAAAGAGCTGTTTGAACATATTGCCGATGCTCGAGCCAAGCTCGCCGGCGCCGGGACTATACCAGATAAGATAAACGCAGCTAATAATTTAAGCGGGTTCTTAGGCCGCCTGTTAATGGTTGTAGAAAACTATCCTCAGCTTAAAGCCAATGAGAGTTTCAATAGATTAATGGATGAACTGGCGGGAACGGAAAATCGAATAGCTGTCGCCAGACGTCGATATAATGAGCAGGTAAAAGAATATAATAGCTCGATTAGAACTTTCCCAACTAATATGATAGCCGGGATGTTTAATTTTGGGCAGAGAGAATATTTTGAAGTACCAGAGGAGGCAAAAGTAGTTCCGGAAGTAAATTTCGGAAAATAAGATAGCTGTTGGACATAATGGCAGGTCGGGCGGTTGCCGGATGTTTAAAAACATCGGGAGGAAAGTCCGAGCTTTCAAGGGCAGAGCGCCTCATAACGAGAGGGATCCGAAAGGGTACGGAAAGCGCCACAGAAAATAAACTGCCTGTAAAGGTAAAGGTGAAAAGGTGGTGTAAGAGACCACCGCTTTGATGGAAACATCAGAGGCACGGCAAGCCCCGCTTGAAAGAAAGGCCAAATAAGGGGAATTGAAGTTGCTCGCTTCGCTTAATCCCCGGGTAGGCTGCTTGAGTTTTCATGCGAATGAGACCCCAGATAGATAACCGCTATCCGCCGAATATTTGGCGGATACGGAACTCGGCTTACAGACCTGCCTTAATTTGAAAATACGAGGTTGATATATAAATGGATTTAAAATGGGTCGTAGCTGATGAAATCCATGTTGAAGAATCAAATAAGTTAGCTGACGAATTAAACATACATTATATAGCCGCCAAAATTCTGACAGGCCGCGGCATATTAAATATAGAGAAGGCAAAGCTGTTTCTAAATCCCGATATCAGTCAATTGTTTGATCCATTTTTGCTAAGCGGGATTAAGGAGGGCGTTGAACGGATTATTCTGGCGCTGAAAAGAAATGAGAAAATCATGATCTACGGCGATTATGATGTTGACGGCATTACCAGCACTTCTC belongs to Candidatus Zixiibacteriota bacterium and includes:
- a CDS encoding LemA family protein yields the protein MALSKGCLYGLVIFAIIAFLVLLVGGTILVSYNRLVKQDERINGAWADVENQLQRRSDLIPNLVETVKGYASHEKELFEHIADARAKLAGAGTIPDKINAANNLSGFLGRLLMVVENYPQLKANESFNRLMDELAGTENRIAVARRRYNEQVKEYNSSIRTFPTNMIAGMFNFGQREYFEVPEEAKVVPEVNFGK